Proteins encoded within one genomic window of Oryza brachyantha chromosome 7, ObraRS2, whole genome shotgun sequence:
- the LOC102716149 gene encoding probable trehalose-phosphate phosphatase 3 isoform X2 → MTNHAGFAAEDAVTGAVPAAAQAGRHFSPFMAGRRGTDCKKAAAPPVHVDLAGAGVTIPGSWLDSMRASSPRHAKPVVGAEHDEWMEKHPSALAMFESIAAAAKGKEIVVFLDYDGTLSPIVADPDRAVMTDDMREAVRAVSKHFPTAIVSGRCIDKVFDFVKLEELYYAGSHGMDIRGPTAAASEYHHSMNANQGGGGEDAVVTCQPAAEFLPVIDEVYQVLKGRMASIAGALVENNKFCLSVHYRCVDEAEWGALDAEVRAVMEGYPDLRLTKGRKVLEIRPVIDWDKGSALQFLLKSLGYKGRNDVFPIYIGDDRTDEDAFKVLRNMGQGIGILVTKFPKETTASYTLREPSEVKEFLRKLVKPTPKSNETKG, encoded by the exons ATGACGAACCACGCCGGCTTCGCCGCGGAGGATGCGGTCACCGGGGccgtcccggcggcggcgcaggccgGGCGGCATTTCTCGCCGTTCATGGCCGGCAGGCGCGGTACCGACTGCAAGaaggccgcggcgccgccggtccacgtggacctcgccggcgccggggtgACCATACCCGGATCTTGGCTCGACTCCATGagggcctcctcccctcgccaCGCCAAgcccgtcgtcggcgccgagcACGACGAATGGATG GAGAAGCACCCGTCGGCATTGGCCATGTTCgagtccatcgccgccgcggcgaaggGCAAGGAGATCGTCGTGTTCCTCGACTACGACGGCACCCTCTCCCCCATCGTCGCCGACCCCGACCGTGCCGTCATGACCGACGAC ATGAGAGAGGCGGTGAGAGCCGTGTCGAAGCACTTCCCGACGGCGATCGTGAGCGGGAGGTGCATCGACAAG GTGTTCGACTTTGTGAAACTGGAGGAGCTGTACTACGCCGGGAGCCATGGCATGGACATCAGGGGCCCCACGGCGGCAGCATCGGAGTACCACCACAGCATGAACGCAAACCAG ggtggtggtggtgaagacgCGGTTGTTACGTGCCAGCCGGCCGCCGAGTTCCTGCCCGTCATCGACGAG GTGTACCAGGTGCTGAAGGGGAGGATGGCGAGCATCGCGGGGGCGCTGGTGGAGAACAACAAGTTCTGCCTCTCCGTCCACTACCGCTGCGTCGACGAGGCG GAGTGGGGCGCGCTGGACGCGGAGGTGAGGGCGGTGATGGAGGGCTACCCGGATCTCCGTCTCACCAAGGGAAGAAAG GTGCTGGAGATCCGCCCTGTCATCGACTGGGACAAAGGCTCCGCGCTCCAGTTCCTGCTCAAATCTCTCG GCTACAAGGGGCGCAATGATGTTTTCCCTATTTACATTGGAGATGACCGCACGGATGAGGACGCTTTCAAG GTGCTGCGCAACATGGGACAGGGCATAGGAATCCTTGTGACCAAGTTCCCAAAGGAGACCACTGCATCCTACACTCTGAGAGAGCCATCCGAG GTCAAGGAGTTCCTGCGCAAGCTGGTGAAGCCTACTCCTAAGAGCAACGAGACAAAGGGTTGA
- the LOC102716149 gene encoding probable trehalose-phosphate phosphatase 3 isoform X1, whose translation MTNHAGFAAEDAVTGAVPAAAQAGRHFSPFMAGRRGTDCKKAAAPPVHVDLAGAGVTIPGSWLDSMRASSPRHAKPVVGAEHDEWMEKHPSALAMFESIAAAAKGKEIVVFLDYDGTLSPIVADPDRAVMTDDMREAVRAVSKHFPTAIVSGRCIDKVFDFVKLEELYYAGSHGMDIRGPTAAASEYHHSMNANQQGGGGEDAVVTCQPAAEFLPVIDEVYQVLKGRMASIAGALVENNKFCLSVHYRCVDEAEWGALDAEVRAVMEGYPDLRLTKGRKVLEIRPVIDWDKGSALQFLLKSLGYKGRNDVFPIYIGDDRTDEDAFKVLRNMGQGIGILVTKFPKETTASYTLREPSEVKEFLRKLVKPTPKSNETKG comes from the exons ATGACGAACCACGCCGGCTTCGCCGCGGAGGATGCGGTCACCGGGGccgtcccggcggcggcgcaggccgGGCGGCATTTCTCGCCGTTCATGGCCGGCAGGCGCGGTACCGACTGCAAGaaggccgcggcgccgccggtccacgtggacctcgccggcgccggggtgACCATACCCGGATCTTGGCTCGACTCCATGagggcctcctcccctcgccaCGCCAAgcccgtcgtcggcgccgagcACGACGAATGGATG GAGAAGCACCCGTCGGCATTGGCCATGTTCgagtccatcgccgccgcggcgaaggGCAAGGAGATCGTCGTGTTCCTCGACTACGACGGCACCCTCTCCCCCATCGTCGCCGACCCCGACCGTGCCGTCATGACCGACGAC ATGAGAGAGGCGGTGAGAGCCGTGTCGAAGCACTTCCCGACGGCGATCGTGAGCGGGAGGTGCATCGACAAG GTGTTCGACTTTGTGAAACTGGAGGAGCTGTACTACGCCGGGAGCCATGGCATGGACATCAGGGGCCCCACGGCGGCAGCATCGGAGTACCACCACAGCATGAACGCAAACCAG cagggtggtggtggtgaagacgCGGTTGTTACGTGCCAGCCGGCCGCCGAGTTCCTGCCCGTCATCGACGAG GTGTACCAGGTGCTGAAGGGGAGGATGGCGAGCATCGCGGGGGCGCTGGTGGAGAACAACAAGTTCTGCCTCTCCGTCCACTACCGCTGCGTCGACGAGGCG GAGTGGGGCGCGCTGGACGCGGAGGTGAGGGCGGTGATGGAGGGCTACCCGGATCTCCGTCTCACCAAGGGAAGAAAG GTGCTGGAGATCCGCCCTGTCATCGACTGGGACAAAGGCTCCGCGCTCCAGTTCCTGCTCAAATCTCTCG GCTACAAGGGGCGCAATGATGTTTTCCCTATTTACATTGGAGATGACCGCACGGATGAGGACGCTTTCAAG GTGCTGCGCAACATGGGACAGGGCATAGGAATCCTTGTGACCAAGTTCCCAAAGGAGACCACTGCATCCTACACTCTGAGAGAGCCATCCGAG GTCAAGGAGTTCCTGCGCAAGCTGGTGAAGCCTACTCCTAAGAGCAACGAGACAAAGGGTTGA